The region AACCTGGGCATCATCACCTGGAATTCCAAATCTTGAAACAGTGGTTCCGCTCTTATTAACCGAAGTAAACAGAGGAAACATCTCATTTGACATCATTCCAAAAATCTTCAGCGAAAACTCATCAAAAGTATACTGTCTTGAAAATAAAGGAAAAATCAAGGTCGGATATGATGCCGATTTTACTGTAATTGATATGAAAAAAACAGGCAAATTCAATATTGAAGAATTTAAGACAAAAGCAGAATACTCTCCATTTGACGGTTGGGAATATCAAGGAACACCAATAATGACAATAGTCAATGGAAAAGTAATAATGGATAAATTATAACTAATTTTTAAAAAAAAAAATAAGAAATAAATAGGTGTGTGTTTCCACCTATTTATAGCATAAAGCGTCTTCCGGACAAGCTTCCATACATTGACCACATAAAGTACAGAATCCTGCAATTGGTAATTTAGGATTATCTGATTTGTGGAGCATATCGTATGGACATGCTTCTATACAGTCACCACATGCGTCACATTTAGATGGGTTGAATTCGATTCTGTCTCTTGTAACAGTTTCGCCGTCGATTTCTAATTCAATAGTACCGACGTTTAAAGCGTCATTACCACAGACAGATGCACAAGCACCACATCTAATACAGCTAGTGAATGAAGGTTCTGAATCGGTTTCTTCTAAAGCTGGGCATAACATACCAGTTTTAGTTACTACACGAATTGCTTCTGTAGGACATTTGTTAGCACAAGCACCGATGAAGTCACATTTTTCAGCGTCACGGCCAATACCTTCAGCATCCACAGGAGCACCTTCACCCCATTCAACATTGATGTCTAATGCATCAACAGGACATAATTTTACACATAAACCACATGCAGCACATACACTAGGGATTGCAACAGTTAAGGTAGCACTGTTTGCAGTAATGAAATCTCCAGGACATGCTTCTACACAAGTGTTACATCCGATACATTTAGCTGCGTCGAAAGTGAATGATTCAATTTCTTTAGTACGTTTAACAGGTACTTTTTCAGCAATGTAAATTGCGTTCCATGGACAGGTTTGTGAACATAATCCGCATCTGATACAATCATCATTTACAGTAATAGGACTTCCTACTTCGTCAAGAGTAATTGCATTTACAGGACAAGGATCTACACAAGTTCCACATCCAACACAGTCAGCGATGTATACAGGACCTTTTCCTTTAAGATCGAGTTCGTATTCTTTAGGTTCGCAAACACCAGGAATACCGATAACATCAACTGGACAAATTTCAACACATTTTTGACACATTACACAGAATCCTTCTACTTCTTTTAATTTTTCACCAGTGACTTCGATAGTTTCTTGTGGACAAACTTCTGCACATTTACCACAGGAGTCACAAAATACTGAGTTGAATACTAATCTTGCTTGTTCTACACCTTCAGCAATTTCGTACATTTCAACTTTTAATGCTCCATTAGGGCAAGCATCTGCACATTTTGGTTCACCGCCACAAGTGTCACAGTGAATAATAGTAGTAGGTGTTACATCAATAGCTGAGGTAGGGCAAGTACCTTCACATGCGCCACATTTAATACAGCCATCTTCGTTAAATACAATCATCTATAAAAACCCCCTTAAATTTAGAATTTTTTAATGAGGTTTCCTTCACTGTCTACAATATCTACTTCAGCTAATCTCATTTGACTATCCATTGAGTGGG is a window of uncultured Methanobrevibacter sp. DNA encoding:
- a CDS encoding 4Fe-4S binding protein; protein product: MIVFNEDGCIKCGACEGTCPTSAIDVTPTTIIHCDTCGGEPKCADACPNGALKVEMYEIAEGVEQARLVFNSVFCDSCGKCAEVCPQETIEVTGEKLKEVEGFCVMCQKCVEICPVDVIGIPGVCEPKEYELDLKGKGPVYIADCVGCGTCVDPCPVNAITLDEVGSPITVNDDCIRCGLCSQTCPWNAIYIAEKVPVKRTKEIESFTFDAAKCIGCNTCVEACPGDFITANSATLTVAIPSVCAACGLCVKLCPVDALDINVEWGEGAPVDAEGIGRDAEKCDFIGACANKCPTEAIRVVTKTGMLCPALEETDSEPSFTSCIRCGACASVCGNDALNVGTIELEIDGETVTRDRIEFNPSKCDACGDCIEACPYDMLHKSDNPKLPIAGFCTLCGQCMEACPEDALCYK